TTTTTTCAAAGAAAATGAACTTTGTATTATCGGTTGTTCTACCTCTGAAATCATTGGCGAAAGAATTGGTTCTGTAGGTTCTATGGATGTAGCTGAAAAGATATATAATCAGCTCAAGGCAATTGAGCAAGACACAGGAGTGTCGTTTGTATATCAAGGATGCGAACACATTAATAGAGCAGTAACGATAGATCGATCTAATTTTAACCCATTAACGTTGGAAGAAGTTACAGTCGTTCCAGATGTACACGCTGGAGGCAGTATGGCTACATATGCATATCAACAACTAGATAACCCAATGGTAGTCGAATATATTTCTGTACCAAAAGGTATTGATATTGGCCAAACACTTATTGGCATGCATATAAATCATGTTGCTATACCAGAACGTACTGAGACGAAAAAAGTTGGCGAGGCTTTTGTAACTGTAGCATCATCTAGACCTAAAAAAATTGGTGGCGAACGAGCGAAATATAATTAATTAAAAGTGAGGGAACTATACCAATGTCATTTATCCAAAAGCAAGATAAAGAAATCTATGAAGTAATCCAAAATGAATTTAACCGTCAAAACAACAATATCGAACTTATTGCATCAGAAAACTTCGTTTCTGAAGCGGTTATGGAAGCTCAAGGTTCAGTATTAACTAATAAATATGCTGAAGGGTACCCTAATAGAAGATATTATGGTGGCTGTGAATTCGTTGATGTATCTGAAAGCATTGCTATCGATCGCGCGAAAAAACTTTTTGGTGCTGAACACGTAAATGTTCAACCACACTCTGGTTCACAAGCAAATATGGCTGTTTATTTAGTTGCTTTAGAACATGGTGATACTGTACTTGGTATGAATTTAAGTCATGGTGGACATTTAACTCACGGAGCTCCTGTAAACTTT
The Staphylococcus kloosii genome window above contains:
- a CDS encoding TIGR01440 family protein is translated as MENDLALLLEELKNRDFFKENELCIIGCSTSEIIGERIGSVGSMDVAEKIYNQLKAIEQDTGVSFVYQGCEHINRAVTIDRSNFNPLTLEEVTVVPDVHAGGSMATYAYQQLDNPMVVEYISVPKGIDIGQTLIGMHINHVAIPERTETKKVGEAFVTVASSRPKKIGGERAKYN